From a region of the Malania oleifera isolate guangnan ecotype guangnan chromosome 12, ASM2987363v1, whole genome shotgun sequence genome:
- the LOC131144697 gene encoding putative ABC transporter C family member 15 isoform X2, with protein sequence MESAFMEVSVELVNGAFFLLLAIWVLVDKMRQGSQGGDKILKRTAALDRKSTVFAVINIVSNALLSISYMGFCVFEFWNLKVIRFRSIFPAMSWTIVVVYAFLAKSRVLKGDKGWPLVLVLWWVYCGIINSVSLSNFLIAHYKSEGFPEFLPAAKVLDIISLPLIFILCINVLWFSCSKKKHGDLEHPLLQKEQENVSHEDADAFTAAGVWSQLTFLWLNPLFQKGRTQKLELPHIPSIPPSETAHKSYLSLEESLQKKKAEASSLLKAISYSIWRPVAVNAVFAGVNTIASYMGPLLINNFVNFITGEHQHLSYRYGLMLVFIFFLSKTVESLAQRQWYFGAQRIGIRIRAALMVMIYKKFLSIKYSSPHNGKVTNFINVDAERIGDFFWHIHGVWLLPLQVFLALVILYKNLGAIPSISALAATVFMMIINIPLANRQERLQSKIMEARDSRIEATAETLKSIRVLKMHSWESNFLQKIQHLRKAEGSWLKRYLYTCSAVAFLFWASPTLVSVITFGVCILLNTPLTPATVLSALATFRILQEPIYNLPELISMIAQTKVSLHRIQLFIREEDQDEQSLYHISREYNVAIEIETGEYAWETSDSNSKPTIKITEKMQIIKGQKIAICGSIGSGKSSLLCSILGEIPKISGQHNKVYGSKAYVPQSAWIQTGTIRENVLFGKEMNKAFYADVLEACALNRDIETWTDGDLSVVGERGMNLSGGQKQRVQLARAAYSDSEVYFLDDPFSAVDAHTGAHLFKKCLMQMLSQKTVLYTTHQLEFLHASDFVLVMKDGRIVESGKYEDLMRDPNGELVRQMVAHRKSLNEVNPPKVYKSMAGGSLKSNQIEVAEENLKDTITDNILEKTHEEETETVLFQGLQMGSNYWIASATEKEDRVSKEWLIGAFALLSGGSSIFILGRTVFLSMIAIETAQRLFLGMINSVFRAPIIFFDSTPSSQILGRASTDQSIVDTDIPYRLAGLAFALIQLFSIIILMSQVAWQVFLLFITILAISIWYQAYYITTARELARMVGVRKAPILHHFSESISGVATIHCFNQKKRFSTKILRLIDDYSRVAFHNSATMEWLSVRINFLFNLVFFLVLAILVSLPRSAIDPSLAGLAATYGLNLNVLQAWVIWNSCNVENKMISVERILQFSNIPSEAPLVIEDCRPQPEWPTNGRIELENLQVRYSPTLPMVLKGITCAFPGGKKIGVVGRTGSGKSTLIQALFRVVEPKEGRILIDGVDICEIGLQDLRSRLSIIPQDTTLFQGTIRMNLDPLQQHSDPEIWEVLRKCRLADIVKQDQKLLDAPVAEDGENWSVGQRQLVCLARVLLQRRRILVLDEATASVDTATDNVIQKTIREETSGHTVITVAHRIPTVVDNDLVLVLDDGNIVEYDSPAQLLKDDSSAFSKLVIEFLRRSSKSNCDQNLT encoded by the exons ATGGAGTCAGCTTTTATGGAAGTCTCCGTAGAGCTTGTGAATGGAGCGTTTTTCTTGCTCTTGGCTATATGGGTACTGGTCGACAAGATGAGACAGGGCAGCCAAGGTGGTGACAAAATATTGAAGCGTACAGCAGCGCTAGACAGAAAATCTACAGTTTTTGCTGTGATTAACATTGTTTCTAATGCTCTGCTTTCGATTTCCTACATGGGTTTCTGCGTTTTTGAGTTTTGGAATCTTAAAGTAATTCGTTTTAGATCTATATTTCCAGCTATGAGTTGGACTATTGTGGTTGTATATGCTTTCTTAGCAAAAAGCAGAGTCCTTAAAGGAGACAAAGGCTGGCCTCTAGTTCTTGTTCTTTGGTGGGTTTACTGCGGCATTATCAATTCAGTCTCTCTCTCTAATTTCCTAATCGCCCATTATAAATCCGAGGGCTTTCCAGAGTTTCTCCCAGCAGCAAAAGTGTTGGACATCATATCCCTTCCTCTAATTTTCATACTTTGTATCAATGTTCTGTGGTTTAGTTGCAGCAAGAAGAAGCATGGTGATCTTGAACACCCATTGCTTCAGAAGGAGCAAGAAAATGTCTCTCACGAAGATGCTGATGCTTTTACTGCTGCTGGGGTTTGGAGCCAACTCACATTTCTATGGCTAAATCCACTCTTCCAAAAGGGTCGAACCCAGAAGCTAGAATTACCTCACATTCCTTCTATTCCTCCCTCTGAAACAGCTCACAAATCTTATTTGTCATTAGAAGAATCGCTGCAGAAGAAGAAAGCTGAAGCTTCTTCACTGTTAAAAGCCATAAGCTACAGTATCTGGAGACCTGTGGCCGTAAATGCAGTGTTTGCAG GAGTTAATACAATTGCTTCATATATGGGTCCTCTGCTGATCAACAACTTTGTGAATTTCATTACGGGTGAGCACCAACATTTGAGCTACCGCTATGGATTAATGCTTGTATTCATCTTTTTCCTCTCAAAAACTGTGGAATCACTGGCTCAAAGACAATGGTACTTTGGCGCACAGCGAATCGGTATCCGAATCCGAGCTGCCCTGATGGTAATGATTTACAAGAAGTTCCTTTCAATCAAGTATTCCAGCCCACACAATGGGAAAGTTACAAATTTTATCAATGTGGATGCTGAGAGGATTGGGGATTTCTTCTGGCATATTCATGGAGTATGGTTGCTTCCACTTCAGGTCTTTCTAGCTTTGGTCATCCTGTACAAGAATCTTGGTGCCATCCCCTCAATTTCTGCACTTGCTGCTACTGTTTTCATGATGATTATCAACATCCCATTAGCCAACAGGCAGGAAAGGCTCCAGTCCAAGATCATGGAGGCCAGGGACTCTAGAATTGAAGCCACTGCAGAGACTCTGAAGAGCATAAGAGTATTGAAGATGCATTCTTGGGAATCAAATTTCTTGCAGAAGATCCAGCATCTTCGAAAAGCCGAGGGAAGTTGGCTGAAGAGGTATCTCTACACATGTTCGGCAGTGGCTTTTCTCTTCTGGGCATCTCCAACCTTAGTTTCGGTAATCACCTTTGGGGTTTGCATTTTATTAAACACTCCATTAACTCCTGCAACAGTTCTCTCTGCTTTAGCGACATTCCGGATTCTACAAGAGCCCATCTACAACTTACCAGAGCTCATTTCTATGATTGCTCAGACAAAGGTCTCACTTCATCGCATTCAACTATTTATAAGAGAGGAAGACCAAGACGAGCAGTCATTATACCATATATCAAGAGAATATAATGTTGCAATTGAAATTGAAACTGGTGAATATGCTTGGGAAACTAGTGATTCTAATTCCAAACCCACAATCAAGATTACTGAGAAGATGCAAATTATTAAAGGACAGAAGATTGCAATTTGTGGTTCAATTGGCTCGGGTAAATCAAGCTTACTCTGTAGTATTCTGGGTGAAATACCCAAGATTTCTGGGCAGCATAATAAGGTTTATGGATCAAAAGCTTATGTCCCGCAGAGCGCTTGGATTCAAACAGGAACTATTAGAGAGAATGTGTTGTTTGGCAAGGAAATGAACAAGGCCTTCTATGCGGATGTTCTAGAAGCATGTGCTTTGAACCGGGACATTGAAACATGGACAGATGGAGATTTAAGTGTAGTGGGAGAGAGAGGGATGAATTTAAGTGGAGGACAAAAGCAAAGGGTTCAATTGGCAAGGGCAGCCTACAGCGATTCAGAAGTTTATTTTCTGGATGATCCTTTCAGTGCTGTTGATGCACATACTGGAGCACATCTCTTCAAG AAATGTCTAATGCAAATGTTGTCTCAAAAGACTGTCCTTTATACCACCCACCAGTTGGAATTCCTACATGCTTCAGACTTTGTCCTG GTAATGAAGGATGGTAGGATTGTCGAATCTGGAAAATATGAAGACTTGATGCGTGATCCTAATGGGGAACTTGTTAGACAGATGGTTGCACACAGAAAATCTCTAAATGAGGTAAACCCACCCAAAGTATACAAATCCATGGCTGGTGGGTCCCTTAAAAGTAATCAAATTGAAGTCGCAGAAGAAAATCTCAAAGACACTATTACTGACAACATTTTAGAGAAAACACATGAAGAGGAAACAGAAACTG TTCTCTTCCAGGGACTACAGATGGGTAGTAATTACTGGATTGCTTCGGCAACTGAAAAAGAAGACAGAGTTAGCAAGGAATGGTTGATAGGGGCTTTTGCTTTGCTGTCTGGAGGGAGCTCAATCTTCATATTGGGAAGGACAGTCTTTCTATCAATGATTGCCATAGAGACTGCTCAGCGCCTCTTCCTTGGCATGATTAATTCGGTTTTTCGGGCACCAATTATATTCTTTGACTCCACACCCTCGAGTCAAATCCTTGGTAGG gCTTCTACAGATCAAAGCATTGTAGACACAGACATTCCCTACAGATTAGCAGGATTAGCATTTGCTCTGATTCAGCTATTTAGCATCATCATCCTTATGTCTCAGGTTGCCTGGCAGGTTTTCCTTCTCTTCATTACCATCCTGGCAATCTCCATATGGTATCAA GCTTACTACATTACCACTGCCAGGGAGCTAGCTAGGATGGTTGGAGTACGAAAAGCTCCAATACTCCACCACTTTTCAGAATCCATCTCTGGTGTTGCAACAATACATTGCTTCAATCAGAAAAAACGCTTCTCCACTAAAATTCTTAGATTAATTGATGACTATTCCCGCGTTGCCTTCCACAACAGTGCCACCATGGAATGGCTAAGTGTTCGGATCAACTTCCTCTTCAACCTTGTCTTCTTTCTAGTCCTTGCAATTTTAGTGAGCCTGCCAAGGTCAGCCATTGACCCCA GCTTGgcaggactggctgctacctatGGCTTGAATTTAAATGTTCTGCAGGCTTGGGTGATATGGAACTCATGCAATGTGGAGAACAAAATGATATCAGTGGAAAGAATTCTTCAATTCAGTAATATACCAAGCGAAGCTCCACTAGTGATTGAAGACTGCAGACCTCAACCTGAGTGGCCCACCAATGGAAGAATTGAACTTGAAAACCTGCAAGTTCGATACAGCCCTACTCTCCCAATGGTATTGAAAGGAATAACCTGTGCTTTCCCTGGAGGCAAGAAGATTGGAGTTGTAGGCAGAACAGGTAGTGGAAAGTCCACACTAATACAAGCTCTGTTCAGGGTGGTAGAGCCCAAAGAAGGACGGATTCTCATTGATGGAGTGGATATCTGTGAGATAGGTTTGCAAGATCTGAGGTCTAGGTTAAGTATAATTCCCCAAGACACAACATTATTTCAAGGAACCATAAGGATGAATCTGGATCCTCTACAGCAGCATTCAGATCCAGAAATTTGGGag GTTTTAAGAAAGTGTCGTTTAGCAGACATAGTAAAGCAAGATCAGAAGCTTCTTGATGCACCAG TAGCAGAAGATGGGGAAAATTGGAGTGTTGGACAAAGGCAGCTCGTCTGTCTGGCTAGAGTCCTCTTACAAAGAAGGAGAATTCTGGTCTTGGATGAAGCCACAGCCTCCGTTGATACAGCGACAGACAATGTAATTCAGAAGACGATAAGAGAAGAAACAAGTGGACATACAGTTATCACTGTAGCTCATCGAATACCAACCGTAGTTGATAATGACCTGGTTTTAGTTCTTGATGACG GCAACATTGTCGAGTATGACTCCCCAGCTCAGTTGCTTAAGGATGATTCTTCAGCATTCTCAAAGTTGGTGATCGAATTCTTAAGGAGATCATCCAAGAGTAATTGTGATCAGAATTTGACTTGA
- the LOC131144697 gene encoding putative ABC transporter C family member 15 isoform X1, which produces MESAFMEVSVELVNGAFFLLLAIWVLVDKMRQGSQGGDKILKRTAALDRKSTVFAVINIVSNALLSISYMGFCVFEFWNLKVIRFRSIFPAMSWTIVVVYAFLAKSRVLKGDKGWPLVLVLWWVYCGIINSVSLSNFLIAHYKSEGFPEFLPAAKVLDIISLPLIFILCINVLWFSCSKKKHGDLEHPLLQKEQENVSHEDADAFTAAGVWSQLTFLWLNPLFQKGRTQKLELPHIPSIPPSETAHKSYLSLEESLQKKKAEASSLLKAISYSIWRPVAVNAVFAGVNTIASYMGPLLINNFVNFITGEHQHLSYRYGLMLVFIFFLSKTVESLAQRQWYFGAQRIGIRIRAALMVMIYKKFLSIKYSSPHNGKVTNFINVDAERIGDFFWHIHGVWLLPLQVFLALVILYKNLGAIPSISALAATVFMMIINIPLANRQERLQSKIMEARDSRIEATAETLKSIRVLKMHSWESNFLQKIQHLRKAEGSWLKRYLYTCSAVAFLFWASPTLVSVITFGVCILLNTPLTPATVLSALATFRILQEPIYNLPELISMIAQTKVSLHRIQLFIREEDQDEQSLYHISREYNVAIEIETGEYAWETSDSNSKPTIKITEKMQIIKGQKIAICGSIGSGKSSLLCSILGEIPKISGQHNKVYGSKAYVPQSAWIQTGTIRENVLFGKEMNKAFYADVLEACALNRDIETWTDGDLSVVGERGMNLSGGQKQRVQLARAAYSDSEVYFLDDPFSAVDAHTGAHLFKKCLMQMLSQKTVLYTTHQLEFLHASDFVLVMKDGRIVESGKYEDLMRDPNGELVRQMVAHRKSLNEVNPPKVYKSMAGGSLKSNQIEVAEENLKDTITDNILEKTHEEETETGRVKWHVYSTFISSAYRGALVPVILFCQVLFQGLQMGSNYWIASATEKEDRVSKEWLIGAFALLSGGSSIFILGRTVFLSMIAIETAQRLFLGMINSVFRAPIIFFDSTPSSQILGRASTDQSIVDTDIPYRLAGLAFALIQLFSIIILMSQVAWQVFLLFITILAISIWYQAYYITTARELARMVGVRKAPILHHFSESISGVATIHCFNQKKRFSTKILRLIDDYSRVAFHNSATMEWLSVRINFLFNLVFFLVLAILVSLPRSAIDPSLAGLAATYGLNLNVLQAWVIWNSCNVENKMISVERILQFSNIPSEAPLVIEDCRPQPEWPTNGRIELENLQVRYSPTLPMVLKGITCAFPGGKKIGVVGRTGSGKSTLIQALFRVVEPKEGRILIDGVDICEIGLQDLRSRLSIIPQDTTLFQGTIRMNLDPLQQHSDPEIWEVLRKCRLADIVKQDQKLLDAPVAEDGENWSVGQRQLVCLARVLLQRRRILVLDEATASVDTATDNVIQKTIREETSGHTVITVAHRIPTVVDNDLVLVLDDGNIVEYDSPAQLLKDDSSAFSKLVIEFLRRSSKSNCDQNLT; this is translated from the exons ATGGAGTCAGCTTTTATGGAAGTCTCCGTAGAGCTTGTGAATGGAGCGTTTTTCTTGCTCTTGGCTATATGGGTACTGGTCGACAAGATGAGACAGGGCAGCCAAGGTGGTGACAAAATATTGAAGCGTACAGCAGCGCTAGACAGAAAATCTACAGTTTTTGCTGTGATTAACATTGTTTCTAATGCTCTGCTTTCGATTTCCTACATGGGTTTCTGCGTTTTTGAGTTTTGGAATCTTAAAGTAATTCGTTTTAGATCTATATTTCCAGCTATGAGTTGGACTATTGTGGTTGTATATGCTTTCTTAGCAAAAAGCAGAGTCCTTAAAGGAGACAAAGGCTGGCCTCTAGTTCTTGTTCTTTGGTGGGTTTACTGCGGCATTATCAATTCAGTCTCTCTCTCTAATTTCCTAATCGCCCATTATAAATCCGAGGGCTTTCCAGAGTTTCTCCCAGCAGCAAAAGTGTTGGACATCATATCCCTTCCTCTAATTTTCATACTTTGTATCAATGTTCTGTGGTTTAGTTGCAGCAAGAAGAAGCATGGTGATCTTGAACACCCATTGCTTCAGAAGGAGCAAGAAAATGTCTCTCACGAAGATGCTGATGCTTTTACTGCTGCTGGGGTTTGGAGCCAACTCACATTTCTATGGCTAAATCCACTCTTCCAAAAGGGTCGAACCCAGAAGCTAGAATTACCTCACATTCCTTCTATTCCTCCCTCTGAAACAGCTCACAAATCTTATTTGTCATTAGAAGAATCGCTGCAGAAGAAGAAAGCTGAAGCTTCTTCACTGTTAAAAGCCATAAGCTACAGTATCTGGAGACCTGTGGCCGTAAATGCAGTGTTTGCAG GAGTTAATACAATTGCTTCATATATGGGTCCTCTGCTGATCAACAACTTTGTGAATTTCATTACGGGTGAGCACCAACATTTGAGCTACCGCTATGGATTAATGCTTGTATTCATCTTTTTCCTCTCAAAAACTGTGGAATCACTGGCTCAAAGACAATGGTACTTTGGCGCACAGCGAATCGGTATCCGAATCCGAGCTGCCCTGATGGTAATGATTTACAAGAAGTTCCTTTCAATCAAGTATTCCAGCCCACACAATGGGAAAGTTACAAATTTTATCAATGTGGATGCTGAGAGGATTGGGGATTTCTTCTGGCATATTCATGGAGTATGGTTGCTTCCACTTCAGGTCTTTCTAGCTTTGGTCATCCTGTACAAGAATCTTGGTGCCATCCCCTCAATTTCTGCACTTGCTGCTACTGTTTTCATGATGATTATCAACATCCCATTAGCCAACAGGCAGGAAAGGCTCCAGTCCAAGATCATGGAGGCCAGGGACTCTAGAATTGAAGCCACTGCAGAGACTCTGAAGAGCATAAGAGTATTGAAGATGCATTCTTGGGAATCAAATTTCTTGCAGAAGATCCAGCATCTTCGAAAAGCCGAGGGAAGTTGGCTGAAGAGGTATCTCTACACATGTTCGGCAGTGGCTTTTCTCTTCTGGGCATCTCCAACCTTAGTTTCGGTAATCACCTTTGGGGTTTGCATTTTATTAAACACTCCATTAACTCCTGCAACAGTTCTCTCTGCTTTAGCGACATTCCGGATTCTACAAGAGCCCATCTACAACTTACCAGAGCTCATTTCTATGATTGCTCAGACAAAGGTCTCACTTCATCGCATTCAACTATTTATAAGAGAGGAAGACCAAGACGAGCAGTCATTATACCATATATCAAGAGAATATAATGTTGCAATTGAAATTGAAACTGGTGAATATGCTTGGGAAACTAGTGATTCTAATTCCAAACCCACAATCAAGATTACTGAGAAGATGCAAATTATTAAAGGACAGAAGATTGCAATTTGTGGTTCAATTGGCTCGGGTAAATCAAGCTTACTCTGTAGTATTCTGGGTGAAATACCCAAGATTTCTGGGCAGCATAATAAGGTTTATGGATCAAAAGCTTATGTCCCGCAGAGCGCTTGGATTCAAACAGGAACTATTAGAGAGAATGTGTTGTTTGGCAAGGAAATGAACAAGGCCTTCTATGCGGATGTTCTAGAAGCATGTGCTTTGAACCGGGACATTGAAACATGGACAGATGGAGATTTAAGTGTAGTGGGAGAGAGAGGGATGAATTTAAGTGGAGGACAAAAGCAAAGGGTTCAATTGGCAAGGGCAGCCTACAGCGATTCAGAAGTTTATTTTCTGGATGATCCTTTCAGTGCTGTTGATGCACATACTGGAGCACATCTCTTCAAG AAATGTCTAATGCAAATGTTGTCTCAAAAGACTGTCCTTTATACCACCCACCAGTTGGAATTCCTACATGCTTCAGACTTTGTCCTG GTAATGAAGGATGGTAGGATTGTCGAATCTGGAAAATATGAAGACTTGATGCGTGATCCTAATGGGGAACTTGTTAGACAGATGGTTGCACACAGAAAATCTCTAAATGAGGTAAACCCACCCAAAGTATACAAATCCATGGCTGGTGGGTCCCTTAAAAGTAATCAAATTGAAGTCGCAGAAGAAAATCTCAAAGACACTATTACTGACAACATTTTAGAGAAAACACATGAAGAGGAAACAGAAACTGGTAGAGTGAAATGGCATGTTTACTCAACCTTCATCTCTTCTGCATACAGAGGAGCTCTTGTTCCAGTTATCCTTTTTTGTCAAGTTCTCTTCCAGGGACTACAGATGGGTAGTAATTACTGGATTGCTTCGGCAACTGAAAAAGAAGACAGAGTTAGCAAGGAATGGTTGATAGGGGCTTTTGCTTTGCTGTCTGGAGGGAGCTCAATCTTCATATTGGGAAGGACAGTCTTTCTATCAATGATTGCCATAGAGACTGCTCAGCGCCTCTTCCTTGGCATGATTAATTCGGTTTTTCGGGCACCAATTATATTCTTTGACTCCACACCCTCGAGTCAAATCCTTGGTAGG gCTTCTACAGATCAAAGCATTGTAGACACAGACATTCCCTACAGATTAGCAGGATTAGCATTTGCTCTGATTCAGCTATTTAGCATCATCATCCTTATGTCTCAGGTTGCCTGGCAGGTTTTCCTTCTCTTCATTACCATCCTGGCAATCTCCATATGGTATCAA GCTTACTACATTACCACTGCCAGGGAGCTAGCTAGGATGGTTGGAGTACGAAAAGCTCCAATACTCCACCACTTTTCAGAATCCATCTCTGGTGTTGCAACAATACATTGCTTCAATCAGAAAAAACGCTTCTCCACTAAAATTCTTAGATTAATTGATGACTATTCCCGCGTTGCCTTCCACAACAGTGCCACCATGGAATGGCTAAGTGTTCGGATCAACTTCCTCTTCAACCTTGTCTTCTTTCTAGTCCTTGCAATTTTAGTGAGCCTGCCAAGGTCAGCCATTGACCCCA GCTTGgcaggactggctgctacctatGGCTTGAATTTAAATGTTCTGCAGGCTTGGGTGATATGGAACTCATGCAATGTGGAGAACAAAATGATATCAGTGGAAAGAATTCTTCAATTCAGTAATATACCAAGCGAAGCTCCACTAGTGATTGAAGACTGCAGACCTCAACCTGAGTGGCCCACCAATGGAAGAATTGAACTTGAAAACCTGCAAGTTCGATACAGCCCTACTCTCCCAATGGTATTGAAAGGAATAACCTGTGCTTTCCCTGGAGGCAAGAAGATTGGAGTTGTAGGCAGAACAGGTAGTGGAAAGTCCACACTAATACAAGCTCTGTTCAGGGTGGTAGAGCCCAAAGAAGGACGGATTCTCATTGATGGAGTGGATATCTGTGAGATAGGTTTGCAAGATCTGAGGTCTAGGTTAAGTATAATTCCCCAAGACACAACATTATTTCAAGGAACCATAAGGATGAATCTGGATCCTCTACAGCAGCATTCAGATCCAGAAATTTGGGag GTTTTAAGAAAGTGTCGTTTAGCAGACATAGTAAAGCAAGATCAGAAGCTTCTTGATGCACCAG TAGCAGAAGATGGGGAAAATTGGAGTGTTGGACAAAGGCAGCTCGTCTGTCTGGCTAGAGTCCTCTTACAAAGAAGGAGAATTCTGGTCTTGGATGAAGCCACAGCCTCCGTTGATACAGCGACAGACAATGTAATTCAGAAGACGATAAGAGAAGAAACAAGTGGACATACAGTTATCACTGTAGCTCATCGAATACCAACCGTAGTTGATAATGACCTGGTTTTAGTTCTTGATGACG GCAACATTGTCGAGTATGACTCCCCAGCTCAGTTGCTTAAGGATGATTCTTCAGCATTCTCAAAGTTGGTGATCGAATTCTTAAGGAGATCATCCAAGAGTAATTGTGATCAGAATTTGACTTGA
- the LOC131144698 gene encoding uncharacterized protein LOC131144698: protein MGGFAFVLFCFSPSCAFLREGAVSRVSRFLGVVSSLFSCTSKMAASRWIRPEVYPLFAATGVAVGICGMQLIRNICTNPEVRVTKENRTAGVLENFAEGERYAEHGLRKYVRNKTPQIMPSLNNFFSDPKM from the exons ATGGGAGGGTTTGCATTTGTATTGTTCTGCTTTTCTCCCTCTTGTGCGTTTTTGAGAGAAGGGGCTGTTTCTCGAGTCTCGCGTTTTCTCGGCGTggtctcttctctcttctcttgcACTTCTAAAATGGCTGCCTCCAGATGGATCAGGCCTGAG GTATATCCTCTTTTTGCAGCTACTGGTGTAGCTGTTGGAATTTGTGGCATGCAACTTATTCGAAATATCTGCACCAACCCTGAAGTGAG GGTTACCAAAGAGAACAGAACAGCAGGAGTGCTTGAGAACTTTGCAGAGGGTGAAAGATATGCAGAGCATGGTCTGCGGAAGTATGTTCGAAACAAGACCCCTCAGATCATGCCATCCCTCAACAATTTTTTCTCTGATCCGAAAATGTAA